Within Halalkalibaculum roseum, the genomic segment CATGATGCCTGTTGCCAAACAGTTATCCGATATTCGATGCTGCTACGTAATCGATCTGCCGGGTTTTGGCGATACACCCGAGCCTGACCGGTCGTGGTCTATAGACGATTATACAGATATGGTTCAATCGTTTATAGAAAATGAATGTGATGAAACGGTAGATATATTGGCTCACTCTTTTGGAGGAAGAATTACCTTAAAACTATGTGCCCGTGCATTTGGACAGGAATGGGTGGAGAAGGTCCTGATTACAGGAGGAGCCGGTATGAAGCCCCGAAGAAAGCCATCCTATTATCTCAAAAAATATACCGCCAAATTGTTGAAAGCGCCATTTCTATTATTGCCATCCGGCTCCAAAGAGAATGCCTTAAAATGGCTGCGCAATACTTCAGCCTGGAAAGCACTGGGCTCCTCGGAGTATTCCGAACTAAGCGGCGTGATGCGAGAAACATTCGTAAAATCGGTGACTGAATACCTGGAGGCCACACTTCCCAAGATACCGCATGAGGTACTGCTTCTTTGGGGTAGGAATGACGAAGCAACTCCTATATACCAGGGAGAACGTATGGACGAGGGCATTCAAAACGCAGCATTGGTCGTGATGGAAAATGCGGGACATTATGCTTTCCTGGACAAACCCAAGCATTTTACCTCTATTGCCCGGGCATTTTTAAAGGATTAGTTAGACATGCCAAGTTTTTAAAACTTGGCATGTCTAAGAAGGAAGGCTACTTCTTTTCTTCCAACTCCCGCTCCTTAAAATCCTCATCAAAATAGTTATACCATTTACGAAAAGGTCGAAATGCATTTTCCGGGTCAAAAGGGCGCTTATATTCACTCTGCCGACACTCTTCACTACAGCAAC encodes:
- a CDS encoding alpha/beta fold hydrolase translates to MTDKRTYRYNNLPVAYRKTGTGKPMIILHGWGSSSRVMMPVAKQLSDIRCCYVIDLPGFGDTPEPDRSWSIDDYTDMVQSFIENECDETVDILAHSFGGRITLKLCARAFGQEWVEKVLITGGAGMKPRRKPSYYLKKYTAKLLKAPFLLLPSGSKENALKWLRNTSAWKALGSSEYSELSGVMRETFVKSVTEYLEATLPKIPHEVLLLWGRNDEATPIYQGERMDEGIQNAALVVMENAGHYAFLDKPKHFTSIARAFLKD